Genomic window (Candidatus Hydrogenedentota bacterium):
CTCAACACAATTATTTTCGATGGTCTTGGCGTCTTCGGAAATGTCCATGCACAGGACTTTGGCATTGCGCACCATGCGGTCCACATGCTCAGGAAGCCGAAACACCAAAATATTATCTTCCTGTTGATTATAATAACCGCGAATACCTTCGAAGAGACCGGTGCCGTAATTGAAGGCATGGGTCATGATACTGATTTTCGCCTCTTCTGTGGGTACATAGTTCCCTTCAAAATCGGCGATGGCTCCGGGATGCATAACTGCCATGAAAATATCTCCATTTATGTGAAAAGAAAGTGGTTAATTAAAGACGGACGAGACAACATTACTGTGGTCTGTAAGGTCTAGTATGTTCTTTTTTGTTGCTCTATTTCAAACTTGAATTTCTTTTGTTTAAATCTTTGCCGGACCGTTCCCATTTCTGTTGAAATCGTAGCAAGATGACAGGGCGGGACAGTTATAGTAGGGTTTATGGGCTTCAAGGTTCGGACGGTGTCGTCTCCTCAGTTGGTAAATTTGTGTCTTCCTTCGGCAGTGTCTCCGCTTCTTTTTCCATCCCACTTTCGGTTGGTGCAGTCATTTCTTCCGGGTTTTGAAAGATGAGCGGGCGTACCTTCTCCGGCTGCGCAGACAAGGCCGGCTTTTCCAAATCATGAAAAACAAAAGAGGCATAACTGACGGAACGGTCTGTTTCTTTTGTTTTGGACATGGACGTATCATAAGCGAGAATCCGCGCTTGGCATGATCTGGGCAGCAAATAAAATAACAGTTGAATGCAATAATTACCATCGATAACATTGGAACTTTTTGCCATGTACTCACGGAAGCCCTCACGATTTAAGGAGAGGATTGTTTCGAAAGCTTGCCGGTCTAATTTAGCAATATGGTCGCTCACATTATCTTCAAATTTTAAGGGACCGTAGTCGGAACCGTAGTGCGTAAAGCTGGAGGCAACCACAACCAATGTACGTTCATTGATGATCATCTTAATGGTTTCTGCGATGGCACGGACTGTATTGGTATTTACTTTCCCTTGTGGATCCCGTAAATCACCGACGAGGATGGGAACCAGTTTGAATTCTTGAAGCCGTTGCTGTAGATAGGGGAGCAACGATTCAATGGCAAATTCATATTCATGAATGCGGTCTTCGGGTTTCCCTTGCTGGTAACGCAGCTGATGGGCGCGGAACAAAGGCGAATATAAAAGATAACGAACGGCGGGCGCATCCACAGGCACCGGGCCAAGAGGACTCAAAAAAATATCAACGGTAGGCAAGGAACAATTCTCAAACATAGGCCCATGCCCCGGCGCGATAATAATGACTCGTTCATATTGTCCGGGTTGTAAGGACTTGAAAGCATGGGCGGTGACTTCGCCTGCCAGCGCATAGGGGGCGGCGGAGGCGATCACTGCGGTGAGGCGCTCGCTTAATTCGGGTGTATCGGCACGGTCAAAAAAATTGCGCACCGTATGTAAAAGCACTTCCGGTTCCGCCGGATAATTAATGCCTGCAACAGCCGGCCAGCGGATGACCTGTGCCGTACCCACTGTGTTTATGCCAAAACAAACAAGGACCGCAAGAAA
Coding sequences:
- a CDS encoding branched chain amino acid aminotransferase, with the protein product MAVMHPGAIADFEGNYVPTEEAKISIMTHAFNYGTGLFEGIRGYYNQQEDNILVFRLPEHVDRMVRNAKVLCMDISEDAKTIENNCVE
- the amrB gene encoding AmmeMemoRadiSam system protein B, which translates into the protein MNKISFISQISKFFLAVLVCFGINTVGTAQVIRWPAVAGINYPAEPEVLLHTVRNFFDRADTPELSERLTAVIASAAPYALAGEVTAHAFKSLQPGQYERVIIIAPGHGPMFENCSLPTVDIFLSPLGPVPVDAPAVRYLLYSPLFRAHQLRYQQGKPEDRIHEYEFAIESLLPYLQQRLQEFKLVPILVGDLRDPQGKVNTNTVRAIAETIKMIINERTLVVVASSFTHYGSDYGPLKFEDNVSDHIAKLDRQAFETILSLNREGFREYMAKSSNVIDGNYCIQLLFYLLPRSCQARILAYDTSMSKTKETDRSVSYASFVFHDLEKPALSAQPEKVRPLIFQNPEEMTAPTESGMEKEAETLPKEDTNLPTEETTPSEP